Below is a genomic region from Raphanus sativus cultivar WK10039 chromosome 4, ASM80110v3, whole genome shotgun sequence.
TCTGATCGTATAACAATAGTTCCTGGTGGAGCGGTGACCTGTTGTGGGGTTTTCTTGGTTCCGATTGCAGATTCTTTTTTCACTTCCAAGCTCCATTCTCGTGCAAGTGCAATAGCTGTGGATAGGGTTTCCTCCGGTGAGGCAGAGTGACCTTCAAAGACGAACTTGTTCCGGGCTTTCCAGATGTTCCAACAAACCCAAGGAACGAGAGCGCTCGATGTAACTCCTGCAGGTGGAAGGCAATTGATGGAGCAGAGCTCATCCCAGCTAGCCAATAAATCTAATGTTCCACTGACATCCAGGGTCGTCGCTAAAGGGGCAAGCTGCCAGACTTGTTGCGCAAACCTGCACTGGAATAATAGGTGAATAATAGATTCAGAGCTGCCACAGCGTTTACATCTCGGATCGGCAGGGACCTGTCGTTGTGCTAGCCTCTCTCCGACGGGAAGAGCTCCCTTAAGGGCTTTCCATGAAAAAATTTTAACCTTTGGTGCACAACTTAGGTTCCATACACTTGATTTCCACTTGGGGCCTTGGAGTTGCAGAAGTTCTCTGTTTTCAGCATCATCAACAGCAAAGAAGTAACCAGATTTCGTCGAATATTCTCCGGACTTAGTACCTAACCAGATTAGTTTATCCGGAGCCCCGGTCAAACTTGGATAGATACACATGATCTTATCTTCATACTCAGGGATGACATGTCGGATCTTCGGGATGTCCCATGCTCGAGTGACAGGGTCAATAAATTCAGAGACTGTGAGCTCCTTTTGCGATTCATTCGGCGGTCCCATTGGCAGGAGTTGGGAGGTTAAGCTGAGCCAAGGGTCCGACCAGACGTTCACTGATGTTCCATTCCCTATCGTCCAACCTAGGTTCTTTATAAGCAAGTCCCTCCCCAATAAAATGCTTCTCCATCCATGGGAGCAAGACGATGTTACGGAGACGGAGAGAACGTTGCTGTCAGAGCAATACTTCCCAAAGAGAGTCCTGGCTAATAGGCTATTTGGGTTCTGGAGAAGCCTCCATCCTATCTTCGCCAGTAGCGAGATATTGAAGTTTTGGAAATCTCGAAAGCCTAGCCCACCTATTGCCTTTGGTTTCGCCATGTGTTCCCAGGAGATCCATGCCATTTTTCTGGAGTTTTCATCGTTATCCCACCAGTACCTAGTCACCGCAGATTGAATCCGTTTACAGAGCGACACTGGGAGCATAAAAGAAGACATGGAATACGAGGGGATGGCCGAAAGGACACTTTGCAGAAGCACTAATTTCCCAGCAGCGGAGAGATATCTGTTTGATCGTCCTCGTGCTTTCTGCTTTATACGGTCGACAACGGATGAAAAAAGATCTCTTTTTCTCCGGCCGAAGTGTTCCGGTAAGCCTAGATATTTGCCATTTCCTCCCTCGTTCTCTATTTGCAGCTCGTTCTTGATCATCACTTTTAAGGACGCCGGAGTTTTACGGGAAAACGTGATGGCTGACTTTGCCTTGCTAATCGACTGGCCAGAAGCTTGCTCGTACTTACGTAAGATGGTCTGAAGAGATGCACAATTCTCCTTATCAGCTTGGAGGAAGAACATTGTATCGTCCGCGAAGAACAGGTGAGTTAGTCGGGGACTACCTCTAGCCACTCGAAGACCTTGGagtgacccttcttcttgcgcTCGGTTACATAATCCCGAGAGAACTTCACTACACATTATAAATATGTAGGGAGAAAGGGGATCTCCTTGACGGATACCCCGGCTCGGTACTACCATCCCTCTAGGCAAGCCGTTAATGAGGAAGGAGTATGTAACTGATGTGATACACTGCATTATACATCTAACCACGTCTCGGTGGAATCCCAACCGAAGCAGCACTAGCGAGATAAACTCCCATTCGAGTCGGTCGTAAGCTTTACTCATGTCCGTCTTAACCGCCATTGCACATCTCTGCTCCGCCTTAGAGGTTTTGAGATAATGAAGGACCTCATGGGTGATCAATATATTATCGCCGATCGCACGTCCCGGGACAAAGGCGGATTGATTCTCAGAAATAAGCTTTTCCATCAGCGGTTGGAGTCGTCTTGTGAGAATCTTGGAGTAGATTTTGTAGTAGACATTGCAGAGGGCAATCGGCCTGTAATCGGATACTTTCTGCGGCAGGGAAATCTTCGGAATAAGACGTATATGCGTGTCATTAATCCCCTCCGGTAGTGATTCACCCGCAAAGAATCCTTGCACCTCACGCACTATATCCTGACTTATCTCCTCCCAATGGGTGTGGAAGAAACCCGCTGAGAACCCATCGGGCCCCGGTGCCTTATCCGCGTGAATCGAGAATGCAGCTTCCTTGATTTCTTTCTCTGTTGGAATGGCTGTGAGGGAGGTGTTTTCTGCATCCGAAACAATGGGGTGCAGGCCTTGTCTAACTACTTCTTCTCGGTCCCCTGGTTGTGATGAGAACATCGTCTGGAAATAATTCCCAATGACAGAGATGATCTCTTCTTCCTTATACACCATTTCACCATTTTCCTTTTCCAGGACCGAGAAGCCGTTTGCTCGTTTTCTACTCTTCGTAGTTGCATGGAAATAGCCGGTGTTTCGGTCTCCGAGCTTCAACCAAAGCAAGCGGCTCCTTTGCCTCCAATATTCTTCCTCTGCTAAATAAGCTGCATTGAGAGCTTCAGAGATGTTTTGGATTAGGGCTGTGTCATTAGCTGGACTAGATAACGCTTTGTTAAGTTCCCATTTCTTTTGCTCTATGACACGTTGGCTATTGCGGTGCTGAGTTTTATTCCATGCAGAGATAGCGCTCCGAGCAGAGGAGAGCTTCTCGCTGACAGTTTGGGCGTTGTCGGCACTCCAGGAGTTGGAGATGACCTTCTTTGCTTCCTCATTTTTGCATAGTCGTCTGTCATATCGGAAGAGGCCTCTCCTTCTACGTTTGCCTTTGTCAAAAAAGGATATGATAGGCATGTGATCCGAGCTTTCAAAACCGAGATACTCGCAGCGAGCAGTAGGGAAAGTCTCAGCCCATTGTGTGTTTGATACGGCTCTGTCAAGCCTACAGCGGACCAGGTGGTCTCCTCTTTGTCCTCTCCATGACAAGAAATCTCCCGAGTGCTGGAGGTCAAACAAATCAGCTTCTGAGAAAAAGGTGCGGAGATCGGAGAACGATCCTTCCGGTCTTTCAGGGCCACCATCCTTTTCCTCTCCACAAATCAGATCATTAAAGTCGCCGGTTACGAACCATGGGTCCTCGCGCCCGTTAGCTTTGGCTAACAAACTGTCCCATAAGAGATTCCTCTGGTTTCGATCAGTGCTAGCATGAACAAAGGAGGAGAAAAAACTTTTTCCTTCAAAAGATATGAGAGTATCAATTACATGAGAGTTTGAGTCTAAGATTTGAAGGTCTAGTTCCTGTTTCCAGAACAGACCCAAACCCCCCGCGCCATGTCCTGTCGGAGAGACTAGATAATGGCTATCATATCGCGTCAGTAGATGTTTGAGCTTCTTGCGCACCACGTCGTCGGGATTTTTGGACTCCATAATGAAGATAATATCTGGATCATACTTTTTAGATATATCTCCTAGCCGTCGAACTGTTCGGGGATTCCCCAACCCCTGACAGTTCCAGCTAACTATAGCTAAGGAGCGGGGAGGGGTGGAGTCCGAAAATCCACCCGGCGCTTAGTAGACCTCGGAATCATATTGATGATTGGAGCATTCTCTGATGCTGAATTCGAGCGGTCCTGTCTGTGTCCAGCTCTAGACGTCTCCCCTCTGTTGGTTTTGGTTGCTTTCGATGTCTTGCTCCTAATATTCACTTCTGAAGGAACTTTTCGTCGGATGGGAGAGGCTTTTGGATGAGCCACCTTCCTTCTACTTGGGCCAGTCTTAGGGGAGGCGGGTTTCCTGGAAGAGACCTTAGTACTCTTAGCAGCATTTTTACTTCCTAGGGGGCGACCTGGCTTTCTTTTGGGAGCTCTCTGTTCCAATTGTGCTTCCTCTGTATCACTATCACGCAAAACCGGACCCAACCGGAGGGTGGCTGGTACTCTCTCAGTGCTTTGGTGTAAAGGGGAAATCTCCCCTGTTACAGATTCTCGTTGAATTGGGCCTAGCCTCTGTACTGCTGGTAGTCTGTCATTACTTTGAGCACCTGGAGAATCCTCCATGTTCATGACTGCAGGGGATGGGCCCAAGCGGAGAGAGGTTGGTATCCGTTCACTTAGGCCGGAGTGATGTTCGTCAATCTCCCTTTCAGTGTTACGGGAGCCCTTACGAATAGGTAAGCTGCGGTGTTCAGCAGGAGATGTGCATAATTCAGGGATTTGTAGCTCCTCATTGTCATTGAGAGTTCGGCGGGCTATTCGTAGAGCAGTAGTTTCTAGCTGGCCGCTTTCTTCCGCTTGTCTCAATCGTTCAACTCTAGCCTCCCGTTCACTTGGTTCAGCACATTTTGTGTACTGTAACATAGCATTTCGCGCCTCTCCGCGAGCTTCTTCCAAGATCTCAGGTGGAAAGGAAGCAGGATACTTCTCTTTTTCCTGGGGAATCCCCCGTTCTTTTGATCTGGAGGTGATTTTTGCAGAGCTAGAAGTGCTGTCTCTAGTTCCTGTGGGATCACGGTGTACTTCGCGATAGTAGCTTCGTTTTGGTGGCCCTGGTAGTGGTCTATGATCTGTAGCCTCTCGATAGGAACGGTTAGAGGTTGCATATTCCCTTCGGGTGCGTTCTATAGCTTGGCTGGAGCGTCGGTGCGAGCTTCTTTCGTCCCAATTCTTGGAGGGGGGTTTGTACTCTCTGTGCTTAAGAGCTTTTGTGTGCTGCAGTACATGTTCCCGTCCGCTTACGGTGCTGTGATGAGAGGCGCCAATTTTGAAAGGTGCTTCCTTGCTATGCTCCCTTGCTCTGTTGTTTGGTTCCACTCTCACAGAAGCAAGTGACATTTCTCTACTCAGGTTAGCTTCATTCTCCCTCTGGGGGATGATCGAGCCTCTTTCTTCCTCCTGTGCTGCTTTAGCAGCTTTAGCTTCAGCCCTAGCCACTAGACATTCTTTAAGCTCATGGTCAAGTTTCAAGCATTTAGTGCAATGCTTGTCCAATCTTTCATACACCAGAGTTGCAGGCACCTCGTCTCCATTTGGAAATTCCACAACTGAGTGTTTGATTAGGGGTAATAGCCCGTCAACATGAACTCTCATTCGGGCTTGCAGAGCGGTGATATCAGCTTTCTCATAGATGCCAATGTCCTCACCAATAACTTTGATGATGGGTTCGGTCCAAAGATGGACTGGCAAACCTTGTACTTTGATCCAAAAAGGAATTAAGGAAGGGAATGTCGGGGCTATAGTGGGCTCCCAACGTTGAATTATGACCATCCATCTCGCATAATGGTATGGGCGCTGCTCCAGAACGGCTAGCAGATCCGACTCAAGTTCAAATTGGAACTGAAAGCGTCCATCTCCCAAGTCCGCTCCTATCGGTTTAAACTCTGTTTTCCAATGCTCAGTGAAGAAGGGAATAAGAGACCAGACTTTTTGGACCGATTTGTTTGTTACTCTCCCTATGAGGGTCAAGGAGTGCTTGCGGAGCAGTTCAGAGTTGTCAGGGAGGGGGGCTTTGACTCGAGCAGCGCGAGCCGGTTGCTGGATTCCGAGGTCAATTGCCTTCCCTTTTTCCGCAGAGGAGATACGTCGATGGGCCATTAGAGTAGGCAAGTGTAGCAGATTGCAGGATGAGAGTAGGGTTCAATGAACCGTATCAGGTAGTCTATTGCTTAGAGGAGACCCTTTGAGACCGACCTAGGGTTACAGGGTAGCTTTGCTTCCGGTGAAAGTGAGATGTATGTGCCTCTGTAGCTCGGTGATTGATTAGTTGATAGTGAAGAGGGATTTTAAGTGAAAAAGTTCCAGGAATCCCCAGAGACAAATTTCAAACAGTCTTAAAAGGTCTAGAGAGTACAGAGAAACCTCTGAATCTTCTCAAGAGTTGTGGTGATGCTACAGATTATGGAATGGTGAAGGTTAGATATCGTCATTCCTGTTCCTCGGAGTACATTCACGGCGATGACGGCGGGCCTATCGACCGGAGTCGTAGGCGGAACCCGGTGAGAAAGCGCCAAGAGCTGTCTTCGGACCGCTGTGTAATTCCCAAAGGGGGACTTTTTTGAATTGGCAGAGGGATATCAGAGTTCTGCGCCAATCAGAAGCGAGTAAACGAAGACAGATGGGAGGGTTGGGCAGTGGGACCACAGGTTAAGGACCTTTCTCGAGACTCGGGCCTGGGAGAGAAAGTTTTTTCTATTTCGAGATAATTATAActaattagatttatattatgaaaccaaaccaatatttataactaattagatttatattatgaaaccattatactaataatatatgaataaattattttatattttatttatatgttatataaattggttATGatgtatgatttttattttattatttatactaataaatgttaaaaaatatttaatatgttaaaacGAAGCATATTGGGAAatctatttttgtaaaaatttgattaacaaaatctattatttcaattaagaaaatgcattaaatgcttaaatctattatttaaattgaaaaaaaaagacaaacataattaaatataggTTCAATAAAGACAACTACAATTAAGGAAAATGCATTtataaatcagaaaagacaactataattaaggaaaattaatttattacttcagtggcattctaatgtaaataactttaaaaatttaggGGCATTTTtaagtgtacttctcttttaataatatagataagaTCCATATAAGATTAGACCTATTAGGGCTACTCATTTAGAACCCATAAAATTTACATGTACTCATTTAAATTCACTTAGACCCATTTAAAtcagattcttttttttattagttatgtttgtaaaataattttacataaataatttccCTTTTAAACTTTATGAACtcgaaataaattatttttcaaaaaccgtaaaatcgagttttctcgTAAAAAATGCaatcgagttttcccaccaaaaccataaaatcaaattttcccgccaaaaaggCAAATTGAGTTTTTCTACCAAAATCATAACCATAAAATCgagtttcccgccaaaaccgtaaaatcgagttttcccgccaaaaacaaaatcaagttttcccgccaaaaccgtaaaatcgagttttcccgccaaaaagacaaattgagttttcccgccaaaatcgtaaaatcgagttttcctgcaaaaaaaaagcaaattgagtttttccgccaaaaccgtaaaatagagttttcccgccaaaaccgtaaaatcaagttttctcgcaaaaaaaaccgtaaaatcgagttttcccgccaaaaccgtaaaatcgaattttcaCGCCAAAAAGGCAAattgagttttcccgccaaaaccgtaaaatcgagtttccgccaaaaccataaaatcgagttttcccgccaaaaacgccatcgagttttcccgccaaaaacgcAAACGAGTATATCACTCTTGATTTACTTTGAATACAACCGCCAAATTTTTTTTCGCCGAAACATTAAAATCAGAAATTTTCcgcataaaccaaaaaatcaaattttatgttaaattacaacaaaaaacataaactgGTTAAACGGATCCccatttattttagtaaaaacccatttaataaatgggTTTTAAACGGGTTACCcatttttttaacgctgatttattatgatattacaattattatgAACATTATATAGATCATTCGACAACCGAAAACACTACatgtcttatgaagatctacgcctaactgcatcatctgagccgttctatgaagatccacgcctgaccagatttacttgcaccatgttgaagatctcttgtaatccTTCATTCCATAATCGCATAGTTGACTGTAATCCTTctttccataatctgcatagttgCCTAACAAATCGCGTTTTctccgggacttgaaacctggatttgAGTAAATCTGCAATAAATTGTATAGTCTGAGAGTCGAACCCCAGACctgggtgtagaagcctttagacCTTAACCATTAGGCTAAGGTGCTTCCACAAAGGGTTacccatttaataaatgggTTTTTAAACGGATTACCCATTTAAAATCCGACAAACTAAATGGGTTTAAACGgacatttatttctttttaaacccATTAAGAACCGTGCGTTTGAACCCATTTTAACATCACTTGCCTTACAAAGTTGGTGATGCAGTCATTGATGCAAAATTTCATCAGTCGTTAATACAGAAGATATGCGGAGTAGATGTACGGGAAAAGGGTCTTTTTCAACCCGAACAATTTCAGTCGTGCCAAATACTACCTAAACTATTGATCAGTGCTAAATACGACCccaactcaattataattcaaaaatactacCTAGACTTCTTAAAATGTGCCAAAATCTACCTGAACAACTAATCAGTGCTAAATACGACCccaactcaattataattcaaaaatactgCCTAACTTCTTAAAACGTGCCAAAATCTAAATTGACCGTAAAATAAGTTAGTCAAccgttaaaaaaacaaaacaacttcgttttggtttaatcttttttttaaaagatatatgtTCATTATGGGATTCGAATCCGTGCATTGATACACTTTAAAAGAGACACTCTAATCACTGAACTAAagtaaatttttgatatatacttCTTCATATTCTCTAAAcaaaactttggtgataattgtttcttatttttatgaatacattaacatatttttttaactaccatatatttaatatacttatattatactaaaatataaatataataaaatattttaaattgcacaaattaaatataattaaaattttgaaactatttataaagttttcttatataaattattgtaattttaaaatttattatattactccattactacaaatatattatattaatttgtaaaaataaaaaattaccattcaaatatttaaaattacaataatttatataagaaaaattataaatagtttcaaaattttaagtatatttaattttgtatcatttcaaatattttattatttatatttagtataatataagtgtattaaagatatgataattataaatttttttaatatatttatagaaatgagaaaaaattatcaccaaaattttatttggagaagatgaagaaatatagtagtatatatacTTTCGAATTCGTAATAACATATCAAACATTTACTTTAGTTCAGTAGTTAGTgtctattttaaagtttatcaATGCACGAATTCGAATCCTAGaatgaatatgttttttttaaaaaggattaAACCAAAACGTCGTCGTTTTGTTTTCTAACGGTTGACTATCTTATATTACGGTTAATGTAGATTTTGgcacgttttaaaaagtttagataGTATTTTGGATTATAATTGTGTTGAGGTCGTATTTGGCACTGATCAATTGTCAGGTAGTATTTGGCACGATCGTAATTGTTCGGATTGAAAAAGGCCTTTTTCCCGTAGATGTACCATGTGGATTGCAAGAAAACGAATTGGCAAAGGACAAACAGGTGGTTTGTGTCTTTACGTAATCTCTGACATAGGTGATATCAGACAGTGTTCCAAGAAACATGCGGAATGGTAGGATTAAATCCAGGTTTGGAATGGTAggattatttaataatttaaaaaatgtatgCCAAGACATAtacatttacaaaaatataaatcaattttttatttttataaaagtatgtaaataaacagaaaaataaatacatgaaaTTATCCTTTTTCAAACACTCTTTCCATTTATTAGTTTgagataatttttataatattaatttgtaatcagttaaataataaattatataattatttattaaagatatcaAAACTTTAATCAATCTTATTAAATGGTTTACTAAAGCTAAAGTTTAgcctaaaatcatggaaaatatgaaaaataatcaaattcattttcaaataataa
It encodes:
- the LOC130511081 gene encoding uncharacterized protein LOC130511081, with amino-acid sequence MESKNPDDVVRKKLKHLLTRYDSHYLVSPTGHGAGGLGLFWKQELDLQILDSNSHVIDTLISFEGKSFFSSFVHASTDRNQRNLLWDSLLAKANGREDPWFVTGDFNDLICGEEKDGGPERPEGSFSDLRTFFSEADLFDLQHSGDFLSWRGQRGDHLVRCRLDRAVSNTQWAETFPTARCEYLGFESSDHMPIISFFDKGKRRRRGLFRYDRRLCKNEEAKKVISNSWSADNAQTVSEKLSSARSAISAWNKTQHRNSQRVIEQKKWELNKALSSPANDTALIQNISEALNAAYLAEEEYWRQRSRLLWLKLGDRNTGYFHATTKSRKRANGFSVLEKENGEMVYKEEEIISVIGNYFQTMFSSQPGDREEVVRQGLHPIVSDAENTSLTAIPTEKEIKEAAFSIHADKAPGPDGFSAGFFHTHWEEISQDIVREVQGFFAGESLPEGINDTHIRLIPKISLPQKVSDYRPIALCNVYYKIYSKILTRRLQPLMEKLISENQSAFVPGRAIGDNILITHEVLHYLKTSKAEQRCAMAVKTDMSKAYDRLEWEFISLVLLRLGFHRDVVRCIMQCITSVTYSFLINGLPRGMVVPSRGIRQGDPLSPYIFIMCSEVLSGLCNRAQEEGSLQGLRVARGSPRLTHLFFADDTMFFLQADKENCASLQTILRKYEQASGQSISKAKSAITFSRKTPASLKVMIKNELQIENEGGNGKYLGLPEHFGRRKRDLFSSVVDRIKQKARGRSNRYLSAAGKLVLLQSVLSAIPSYSMSSFMLPVSLCKRIQSAVTRYWWDNDENSRKMAWISWEHMAKPKAIGGLGFRDFQNFNISLLAKIGWRLLQNPNSLLARTLFGKYCSDSNVLSVSVTSSCSHGWRSILLGRDLLIKNLGWTIGNGTSVNVWSDPWLSLTSQLLPMGPPNESQKELTVSEFIDPVTRAWDIPKIRHVIPEYEDKIMCIYPSLTGAPDKLIWLGTKSGEYSTKSGYFFAVDDAENRELLQLQGPKWKSSVWNLSCAPKVKIFSWKALKGALPVGERLAQRQVPADPRCKRCGSSESIIHLLFQCRFAQQVWQLAPLATTLDVSGTLDLLASWDELCSINCLPPAGVTSSALVPWVCWNIWKARNKFVFEGHSASPEETLSTAIALAREWSLEVKKESAIGTKKTPQQVTAPPGTIVIRSDAAWSSVTRNAGLGWVVLTPDGSRSFSSPRHSVLSPLVAEGLALREAVRTSASLGLKKVSFESDSSQLVQAMRTESLSKELLILMADIFSLFQLLNLYVSHGFPEKGIPLQIVWQRMH